A region from the Cannabis sativa cultivar Pink pepper isolate KNU-18-1 chromosome 9, ASM2916894v1, whole genome shotgun sequence genome encodes:
- the LOC115724084 gene encoding GDP-mannose 3,5-epimerase 1, with product MGSSYGEYTYENLERELYWPSEKLRISITGAGGFIASHIARRLKSEGHYIIASDWKKNEHMTEDMFCHEFHLVDLRVMDNCLKVTSGVDHVFNLAADMGGMGFIQSNHSVIMYNNTMISFNMLEASRINGVKRLFYASSACIYPEFKQLETNVSLKEADAWPAEPQDAYGLEKLATEELCKHYNKDFGIECRIGRFHNIYGPFGTWKGGREKAPAAFCRKTLTSTDKFEMWGDGLQTRSFTFIDECVEGVLRLTKSDFREPVNIGSDEMVSMNEMAEIVLGFDNKDLPIQHIPGPEGVRGRNSDNTLIKEKLGWAPTMKLKDGLRFTYFWIKEQIEKEKAKGVDLAVYGSSKVVGTQAPVQLGSLRAADGKE from the exons ATGGGAAGTAGCTATGGAGAATACACCTATGAGAACTTGGAGAGAGAGCTTTACTGGCCCTCGGAGAAGCTTCGAATTTCGATAACCGGTGCCGGTGGATTCATTGCCTCACACATTGCTAGGAGACTTAAGAGTGAAGGGCATTACATAATTGCTTCAGATTGGAAGAAAAATGAGCACATGACAGAGGACATGTTTTGCCATGAGTTCCATCTAGTTGATCTTAGAGTCATGGACAATTGTTTAAAGGTCACTAGTGGAGTTGACCATGTTTTCAACCTTGCTGCTGATATGGGTGGCATGGGCTTCATTCAGTCAAACCACTCAGTTATCATGTACAACAATACCATGATCAGCTTTAACATGCTTGAGGCTTCAAGGATCAATGGTGTTAAGAG GCTCTTCTATGCCTCTAGTGCGTGCATTTATCCCGAATTTAAACAGTTGGAAACTAATGTGAGCTTGAAGGAGGCTGATGCTTGGCCTGCAGAG CCTCAAGATGCTTATGGGTTGGAGAAGCTAGCAACAGAAGAGCTATGCAAGCACTATAACAAGGACTTTGGTATTGAGTGTCGTATTGGACGATTCCACAACATTTATGGACCTTTTGGAACATGGAAAG gagggagagagaaggctccaGCTGCATTTTGTAGAAAAACCCTTACTTCCACTGATAAGTTTGAGATGTGGGGAGATGGTCTTCAAACTAGGTCTTTCACCTTCATTGATGAATGTGTAGAAGGTGTCCTAAG ATTGACAAAGTCAGATTTCCGTGAGCCAGTAAACATTGGAAGTGATGAGATGGTTAGCATGAATGAAATGGCTGAGATTGTGCTGGGTTTTGATAACAAGGACCTTCCCATTCAACACATTCCTGGCCCTGAAGGTGTCCGTGGCCGAAACTCAGACAACACTCTCATTAAAGAAAAGCTAGGCTGGGCCCCAACCATGAAGTTGAag GATGGGCTTAGGTTTACTTACTTTTGGATAAAGGAGCAGATTGAGAAAGAGAAAGCTAAAGGTGTTGATTTGGCAGTTTATGGGTCCTCAAAGGTGGTGGGAACTCAAGCACCTGTTCAATTGGGTTCTCTACGTGCTGCTGATGGCAAAGAGTGA